One part of the Phragmites australis chromosome 3, lpPhrAust1.1, whole genome shotgun sequence genome encodes these proteins:
- the LOC133911683 gene encoding uncharacterized protein LOC133911683, whose product MAAAAGWLRRAAAAAALPRLTSGLTLLPAPPPAPLPEAQSLMVPGLVAGVSSAMELMAVPKKKVSKYKKGLRNGPKALKPVPVIVRCRCCGRVKLPHFYCCSGERGNPSDSS is encoded by the exons atggcggcggcggcgggttggctccggcgagcggcggccgCTGCGGCGCTGCCTCGCCTGACTTCTGGACTTACGCTCCTACCGGCTCCTCCCCCCGCTCCTCTCCCTGAGGCTCAGTCGCTCATGGTCCCAGGactcgtcgccggcgtcagttCCGCCATGGAGCTCATGGCCGTCCCCAAGAAGAAG GTCTCGAAGTACAAGAAGGGTTTGAGGAATGGACCCAAAGCGCTGAAGCCTGTGCCAGTGATTGTCCGTTGCAG GTGTTGTGGCCGAGTGAAGCTACCTCACTTCTACTGCTGCAGTGGAGAAAGAGGGAACCCCAGCGATTCGAGCTAA
- the LOC133911682 gene encoding methyltransferase FGSG_00040, with protein sequence MEGNSQPKPPLRHSRAPLSPQCATPTAPPPTNQPNTKRPNLARGTHTQEMAGLRDGGLDEETLQQLRSRATQLLLKEDWREYITVCSRIIDGATDDRRVLCSTLAHRADVRARLGDAPGALADCDAALAADPAHPGALLSKGALLRGLGRYAPAADCFRAAALAAGGGADEARELVEQCRRLEAQARSGAVDLSEWVLAGFAGKCPDLAEYVGLVEVRRSAHGGRGVFAVKNIEAGATLMITKAVAIGRGVLPDAADSGEKMVVWKELVGKVLDAAEKCQRTAALIYTLSTGEERQDELVVPDMALFRQEPEDLSLSDGANMVRETGTHEVLDVDRILKVLDVNCLTEDAPSANLLGSNGVVNCGVGLWILPSFINHSCHPNAGRTHVGDHAIVHASRDIKAGEEVTFPYFNVLVPVSKRREAVRAWGFECRCDRCRFEAEDVILKQEIVISENELANGGDMGALVVRLEEKMRKSMAKERRMAFLRASFWSAYSALFDSDKLVRKWGRRIPGEALVAESVADAVGGNESVLKAMLRGAKDANGCGNRLEVEDKVVRIGRATYGKVVKRHAMRALFRLTLDANNNNNL encoded by the coding sequence ATGGAAGGCAATTCCCAACCCAAACCACCTCTACGACATAGCCGCGCCCCTCTCAGTCCTCAGTGCGCCACTCCCACAGCTCCACCACCAACAAACCAGCCCAACACAAAGCGCCCTAATCTCGCGAGGGGCACCCACACCCAAGAGATGGCTGGGCTCCGGGACGGCGGCCTCGATGAAGAGACGCTGCAGCAGCTGCGGAGCCGCGCGACGCAGCTGCTGCTCAAGGAGGACTGGAGGGAGTACATCACCGTCTGCTCCCGCATCATTGACGGCGCCACCGACGACCGACGGGTGCTCTGCTCCACGCTCGCGCACCGCGCCGACGTCCGCGCCCGCCTCGGCGACGCGCCCGGCGCGCTCGCCGACTGCGACGCCGCGCTGGCGGCGGACCCGGCCCACCCCGGCGCGCTGCTCTCCAAGGGCGCGCTCCTCCGCGGGCTCGGCCGGTACGCGCCCGCGGCTGACTGCTTCCGCGCGGCAGCGCTCGcagcgggcggcggcgcggacgAGGCGCGAGAGCTCGTCGAGCAGTGCAGGCGTCTGGAGGCGCAGGCGAGGAGCGGGGCGGTGGATCTCTCGGAGTGGGTTCTTGCGGGCTTCGCCGGGAAGTGCCCGGATCTCGCTGAGTACGTCGGGCTGGTGGAGGTGCGCCGGTCCGCGCACGGCGGCCGAGGGGTTTTCGCGGTGAAGAACATCGAGGCAGGGGCTACTCTGATGATCACCAAGGCCGTGGCCATTGGAAGAGGGGTGCTCCCTGACGCCGCCGATAGCGGCGAGAAGATGGTTGTGTGGAAGGAATTGGTCGGCAAGGTGCTCGACGCCGCCGAGAAGTGCCAGAGGACAGCAGCTCTGATCTATACGTTGTCCACCGGTGAGGAGCGGCAAGACGAGCTTGTCGTCCCTGACATGGCATTGTTTAGGCAAGAACCCGAGGATCTCAGTCTCAGTGACGGTGCCAACATGGTTAGGGAGACGGGGACACATGAGGTTCTTGATGTGGACAGGATCTTGAAGGTGCTCGACGTGAACTGCTTGACCGAGGACGCGCCATCTGCCAATCTGCTTGGCAGCAATGGTGTCGTCAACTGCGGCGTGGGGCTCTGGATCTTGCCGTCGTTCATCAACCATTCTTGCCACCCCAATGCCGGACGCACTCACGTCGGAGACCATGCCATTGTCCACGCGTCCAGGGACATCAAAGCCGGGGAGGAGGTCACATTCCCCTACTTCAATGTGCTTGTGCCGGTAAGCAAGCGAAGGGAGGCAGTGAGGGCCTGGGGCTTCGAATGCCGGTGTGACCGGTGCAGGTTTGAAGCCGAGGATGTCATTCTTAAGCAGGAAATAGTTATATCAGAAAACGAATTGGCTAACGGAGGAGACATGGGAGCACTGGTGGTGCGACTGGAGGAGAAAATGAGGAAGTCAATGGCGAAGGAGAGGCGAATGGCATTCCTGCGTGCGTCTTTCTGGAGCGCATACTCCGCCTTGTTTGATTCTGATAAGCTGGTGAGGAAGTGGGGGAGGCGGATTCCTGGCGAGGCCCTTGTAGCAGAGAGCGTCGCTGACGCGGTCGGCGGGAATGAGAGCGTGCTGAAGGCAATGCTGAGGggtgccaaggatgccaatggctGCGGCAACCGGCTAGAGGTGGAGGACAAGGTTGTGAGGATTGGGAGGGCAACCTATGGCAAGGTGGTGAAGAGGCACGCAATGAGAGCTCTCTTCAGGCTTACACTGGAtgccaacaacaacaataacctTTAG